The Pseudomonas azadiae genome contains a region encoding:
- a CDS encoding thermonuclease family protein — protein sequence MGFCQLLKKASLAGAFFMPGIWLATAHAEVFCPAPASVARVEVQRVVDGDTLRLKDGRGVRMIGLNAPETGKRGRPDEPYAIAARQRLQVLVDASDGRVGLVPGRESKDRYGRTLAHLYAANGENLEAQLLAEGLGYQVGVAPNVDLVACQQAAENSARHARLGLWRQSPVQDAAQLNQSGFALVSGRVSKIERNRGGIWIQLQGALVLRIAPDLVRQFDSALLNGLPGKTIEARGWVQDRARRGGRKSDQARWLLPLTDPGMLKSTD from the coding sequence ATGGGCTTTTGCCAGCTGTTGAAAAAGGCGTCCCTTGCGGGCGCCTTTTTTATGCCTGGGATTTGGCTGGCGACCGCCCACGCCGAGGTGTTTTGCCCGGCGCCGGCGTCCGTGGCCCGCGTCGAGGTTCAGCGCGTGGTGGATGGCGACACGCTGCGCCTGAAGGATGGCCGCGGTGTGCGGATGATCGGCCTCAACGCCCCGGAGACCGGCAAGCGAGGCCGTCCTGACGAGCCCTACGCCATCGCTGCCCGCCAGCGTCTGCAGGTATTGGTGGATGCCAGCGATGGTCGCGTCGGCCTGGTGCCTGGGCGCGAGAGCAAGGACCGCTACGGCCGCACGCTGGCCCACCTTTACGCTGCCAACGGTGAAAACCTCGAAGCGCAACTGCTCGCTGAAGGCCTTGGTTATCAGGTGGGCGTCGCGCCCAATGTCGACCTCGTCGCCTGCCAGCAGGCCGCTGAAAACAGCGCCCGGCACGCACGGTTGGGCCTCTGGCGGCAATCCCCGGTGCAGGACGCGGCGCAACTCAACCAGTCCGGCTTCGCCCTGGTCAGCGGCCGTGTGAGCAAGATCGAACGCAACCGAGGTGGCATCTGGATCCAACTGCAGGGCGCACTGGTATTACGCATTGCGCCCGACCTCGTCCGCCAATTCGACTCCGCACTGCTCAATGGTCTGCCAGGCAAGACAATCGAAGCACGCGGCTGGGTGCAGGACCGCGCCCGGCGTGGCGGCCGGAAAAGCGATCAGGCGCGTTGGTTGCTGCCGTTGACCGACCCCGGCATGCTCAAATCGACTGATTGA
- the rpmE gene encoding 50S ribosomal protein L31 yields the protein MKADIHPAYETIEVTCSCGNKFETRSNLCKPLGTDVCNECHPFYTGKQKTLDTGGRVQRFADRFGAFGKKPAATPAE from the coding sequence ATGAAAGCCGATATCCATCCAGCGTACGAAACCATCGAAGTCACCTGCAGCTGCGGCAACAAGTTCGAAACCCGTTCGAACCTGTGCAAGCCACTGGGTACTGACGTATGCAACGAGTGCCACCCGTTCTACACCGGTAAGCAGAAAACTCTGGACACCGGCGGCCGTGTACAGCGCTTCGCAGATCGCTTTGGTGCTTTCGGCAAGAAGCCTGCTGCTACTCCAGCAGAGTAA